The proteins below are encoded in one region of Myxococcales bacterium:
- a CDS encoding response regulator: protein MDRPARILVVDDTPDNVRLLQLDLEDAGYEVVCATNGVDALECAASENIDVILMDSMMPVMDGVTALRELKATPELAAIPVVMVTAKFTEDDVIEGLDAGAHDYITKPYNRLQLLARVRSAIRIKESHDVVQQLNLSLEEAREQAEREARFKSEFLSSMSHEIRTPLNGIVGMSELLSKTELTASQVEFTDTIQSCSAALLMLINDILDHQKIEAGKIELEEIDFDLRRCIEEVCDIERSRLIERDLSIALLIEHDVPIEVRGDPGRLRQIVLNLVNNAIKFTAEGGVSIVLARAAAGTDRIRFEVVDTGIGIPEEARERLFRSFSQVNASTTRKYGGTGLGLLICKKLVELMDGEIGVESVEGEGATFYFELPFRLPDDAASVRGKTFPSIAGVRAWVVGGREPVGEMLARDLESWKVDASFVGMGQEVLRGVAALASDTDQRVVVLVDQAVEDIRPDALVASLRKLRDVSLVSRARP, encoded by the coding sequence GTGGATCGCCCCGCACGTATACTTGTCGTCGACGATACGCCCGACAACGTCCGTCTCCTGCAATTGGATTTGGAGGACGCCGGCTACGAGGTCGTCTGCGCGACGAATGGCGTCGATGCCCTCGAGTGCGCGGCCAGCGAGAATATCGATGTCATCTTGATGGACTCCATGATGCCGGTGATGGATGGTGTCACGGCGCTTCGCGAACTCAAGGCCACTCCGGAGCTTGCTGCGATTCCGGTTGTGATGGTGACGGCAAAATTCACTGAAGACGACGTGATCGAGGGGTTGGACGCCGGCGCACACGACTACATTACAAAGCCCTACAACCGCCTCCAATTGCTCGCGCGGGTCCGCTCCGCGATACGAATCAAAGAGTCGCACGACGTAGTGCAACAATTGAACCTGAGTCTCGAAGAGGCGAGGGAACAGGCCGAGCGGGAAGCTCGCTTCAAGAGCGAGTTTCTGTCAAGCATGAGCCACGAGATCCGCACCCCACTCAACGGCATTGTCGGCATGTCTGAGTTGCTGAGCAAGACTGAGCTGACCGCGTCTCAGGTCGAGTTTACCGACACGATTCAAAGCTGTAGCGCGGCGCTGTTGATGCTGATCAATGACATTCTGGATCACCAGAAGATCGAAGCTGGCAAAATAGAACTGGAAGAGATCGATTTCGATCTGCGTCGCTGCATCGAAGAGGTCTGCGACATCGAACGATCTCGTCTGATTGAGCGCGATCTTTCGATCGCGCTGCTGATCGAGCACGATGTGCCGATCGAAGTCCGAGGGGATCCAGGGCGGTTGCGTCAGATCGTGCTCAACCTGGTGAACAATGCCATCAAGTTTACCGCGGAAGGTGGCGTCTCGATCGTGTTGGCTCGTGCAGCTGCGGGGACGGATCGCATTCGCTTCGAGGTCGTGGACACGGGAATCGGCATTCCGGAAGAGGCCCGGGAACGGTTGTTTCGGAGTTTTTCCCAGGTCAATGCCTCGACGACTCGCAAGTACGGCGGAACGGGTCTGGGCCTGTTGATCTGCAAAAAACTCGTGGAATTGATGGACGGTGAGATCGGAGTCGAGAGCGTCGAGGGGGAGGGGGCGACTTTTTACTTCGAACTTCCGTTCCGTCTGCCTGACGATGCCGCATCCGTTCGCGGAAAAACATTTCCCAGCATCGCGGGGGTGCGGGCCTGGGTCGTGGGTGGGCGTGAACCCGTAGGTGAGATGCTGGCCCGGGATCTCGAAAGCTGGAAGGTCGATGCCAGTTTCGTTGGAATGGGCCAGGAGGTCCTGCGCGGTGTCGCCGCCCTGGCTTCGGACACAGACCAGCGAGTTGTCGTGCTCGTCGATCAAGCCGTCGAAGACATCCGGCCCGACGCGTTGGTCGCGTCGCTCCGGAAGTTGCGGGATGTTTCTCTCGTCTCGCGAGCACGCCCATGA